In the Desulfurispira natronophila genome, TTTTCCACCCAATTCGCTTTCACTTTGTACTTGGTCATACTTCTTGTTCTTCCTCGTGAGTCCCCTTACTCTTGTGCCACCTCAGTGAGCACAGGAGTCGTCATGAGTCGCAGGAGTATCCCCGTGAACGAGATCAGCGAAGTTCTTTACCAATGGCAACAGGGTATGAGTAAATCTGCTATATCGCGCAGCCTTGGGGTGAGTCGCCCCACGGTTCGCCGTTATATCAGTGAAGCGATGCAGTTGGGTTTAGGCACCGACAGCAGCCCCAGTGAAGTTGCCTCCATATCCGTGCAGTTGCA is a window encoding:
- a CDS encoding helix-turn-helix domain-containing protein, encoding MSRRSIPVNEISEVLYQWQQGMSKSAISRSLGVSRPTVRRYISEAMQLGLGTDSSPSEVASISVQL